Proteins from a single region of Chloroherpeton thalassium ATCC 35110:
- the scpA gene encoding methylmalonyl-CoA mutase, with protein MRPDFSKIDYKPAAESETSFEAWKKSLAEQAGADSFDALGWMTPEQIPIRPAYGKSDLADMEHLSFAAGIPPYLRGPYSTMYVTRPWTIRQYAGFSTAEESNAFYRRNLAAGQKGLSVAFDLATHRGYDSDHERVTGDVGKAGVAIDSVLDMKILFDQIPLDKMSVSMTMNGAVLPVMAFYIVAAEEQGVAPEKLSGTIQNDILKEFMVRNTYIYPPDASMRIIADIFGYTSRLMPKFNSISISGYHMQEAGATADIELAYTLADGLEYIRTGLKAGLDIDNFAPRLSFFWAIGMNHFMEIAKMRAARLLWAKIVGEFNPKNPKSLALRTHSQTSGWSLTEQDPFNNVGRTCVEALAAALGHTQSLHTNALDEAIALPTDFSARIARNTQIYLQEETDICRTVDPWGGSHYVEHLTDSLAHRAWSLIQEVEKLGGMAKAIETGVPKMRIEEAAARRQARIDAGKDVIVGSNKYRLEKEDPIEILEVDNTAVREAQLARLAKLKAERNQSEVEASLAALEKCAASGEGNLLEHAVQAARKRATLGEISMACEKVFGRYKAVIRSISGVYASEISEDENFAKARKLADEFAELEGRRPRILVAKIGQDGHDRGAKVIATSFADLGFDVDIGALFQTPEEVVRQAVENDVHILGVSSLAAGHKTLIPEVIERLKALGREDIMVIAGGVIPAQDYEFLYNAGVTGVFGPGTVISIAAQEILRILIQSIQED; from the coding sequence ATGCGACCGGATTTTTCAAAAATAGATTATAAACCCGCAGCCGAATCGGAGACCTCGTTTGAGGCGTGGAAAAAATCGCTTGCCGAGCAGGCGGGCGCCGACTCGTTTGACGCGCTCGGCTGGATGACGCCGGAACAAATTCCCATCCGACCGGCCTACGGCAAAAGCGACCTTGCGGACATGGAGCATCTTTCGTTTGCGGCGGGCATTCCGCCGTATTTGCGCGGGCCGTATTCCACGATGTATGTCACGCGACCTTGGACGATTCGCCAGTATGCCGGTTTTTCCACCGCCGAAGAGTCCAATGCGTTTTATCGGCGAAATTTGGCCGCCGGGCAAAAGGGGCTTTCCGTCGCCTTTGACCTCGCCACGCATCGCGGCTACGATTCCGACCACGAGCGCGTGACAGGCGATGTCGGCAAGGCGGGCGTCGCCATCGACTCGGTTTTGGACATGAAAATCCTTTTTGACCAAATTCCCTTAGACAAAATGTCCGTCTCGATGACCATGAACGGCGCGGTTTTGCCCGTCATGGCCTTCTACATCGTCGCCGCCGAAGAGCAGGGCGTCGCGCCGGAAAAACTCAGCGGGACGATTCAAAACGACATTTTGAAGGAATTCATGGTGCGCAACACCTATATCTACCCGCCGGACGCTTCGATGCGCATCATCGCCGATATTTTCGGTTACACATCGCGCTTGATGCCAAAGTTCAATTCCATCAGCATCAGCGGCTATCACATGCAGGAAGCCGGCGCGACAGCGGACATCGAGCTGGCCTACACGCTCGCCGACGGCTTGGAATACATTCGCACCGGCCTGAAAGCCGGCCTCGATATCGACAATTTCGCCCCGCGACTTTCGTTTTTCTGGGCAATCGGCATGAACCATTTCATGGAAATTGCGAAAATGCGAGCGGCGCGGTTGCTTTGGGCAAAAATCGTCGGCGAGTTTAACCCGAAAAATCCGAAATCGTTGGCGCTCAGAACGCATTCGCAAACATCGGGCTGGAGCTTGACCGAGCAAGACCCGTTTAACAATGTCGGGCGCACTTGCGTCGAAGCGCTCGCGGCGGCGCTCGGCCACACGCAATCGCTTCACACGAACGCTTTGGACGAGGCCATTGCGCTGCCGACGGATTTTTCCGCGCGAATTGCGCGAAACACGCAGATTTATTTGCAGGAAGAAACCGACATTTGCCGCACGGTCGACCCTTGGGGCGGTTCGCACTATGTCGAGCATCTGACCGATTCGCTGGCGCATCGGGCGTGGTCGCTGATTCAGGAGGTTGAAAAGCTCGGCGGCATGGCCAAAGCGATTGAAACCGGCGTGCCGAAAATGCGCATCGAGGAAGCGGCGGCGCGGCGACAGGCGCGGATTGATGCGGGCAAGGATGTGATTGTGGGCAGCAATAAATATCGTTTGGAAAAAGAAGACCCGATTGAAATTTTGGAAGTCGACAACACCGCCGTGCGCGAGGCGCAGCTTGCAAGGCTTGCAAAGCTCAAGGCCGAACGCAATCAATCGGAAGTTGAAGCGTCGCTGGCGGCGCTTGAGAAGTGCGCGGCGTCGGGCGAGGGCAATTTGCTGGAACATGCGGTTCAGGCCGCTCGCAAACGCGCCACGCTCGGGGAAATTTCAATGGCGTGTGAAAAAGTTTTCGGGAGGTACAAAGCCGTGATTCGTTCGATTTCAGGCGTTTATGCTTCGGAAATTTCCGAAGACGAGAATTTTGCCAAAGCGCGAAAATTGGCGGACGAGTTCGCCGAGCTTGAAGGCCGTCGTCCGCGAATTTTGGTCGCAAAAATCGGTCAGGACGGGCACGACCGCGGCGCGAAGGTCATTGCCACGAGCTTCGCCGACCTTGGGTTTGATGTCGACATCGGCGCACTTTTCCAGACGCCGGAAGAGGTTGTCAGGCAAGCGGTGGAAAACGATGTGCATATTCTCGGCGTCTCCAGCCTCGCCGCCGGACACAAGACGCTCATCCCGGAAGTGATCGAGCGGCTCAAAGCGCTCGGACGCGAGGACATCATGGTCATCGCCGGCGGCGTCATTCCCGCGCAGGACTACGAATTTCTGTACAACGCAGGCGTCACAGGCGTCTTCGGCCCGGGAACGGTGATTTCCATCGCCGCGCAGGAAATTCTGCGCATTCTGATTCAGAGCATCCAAGAAGATTGA
- a CDS encoding type II toxin-antitoxin system RelE/ParE family toxin — MTKHFVKWDSKQKIPIDDLETALEEVGSGIYEANLGGHIYKKRIRFAGQGKSGSGRTIVCYKKGSRIIFIHGFSKNEKSNLSPKELFVFKELAKILLSFSESEIDIAVQNGDLKEVAT; from the coding sequence ATGACAAAGCACTTTGTGAAATGGGATTCAAAGCAAAAAATACCGATTGATGATTTGGAAACAGCATTGGAAGAAGTCGGTAGTGGAATTTACGAAGCAAATTTGGGTGGGCACATTTACAAAAAAAGAATTCGTTTCGCTGGTCAAGGCAAAAGCGGTAGTGGAAGAACGATTGTTTGCTATAAAAAAGGGAGCAGAATTATTTTCATCCATGGTTTCTCAAAAAATGAAAAATCAAACCTTTCACCCAAAGAGCTATTTGTCTTCAAGGAACTTGCTAAAATTTTACTTTCGTTTTCTGAAAGTGAAATTGATATAGCGGTCCAAAATGGTGATTTAAAAGAGGTGGCAACATGA